Proteins found in one Paenibacillus borealis genomic segment:
- a CDS encoding LytR/AlgR family response regulator transcription factor, producing MKILLIDDNPHVRDRLKQMLEQLIPEAVNILESGCDPSALRLIQKHRPELIITDAKLLLQSEDMPLDQLYDQHTNGRIIVTSSHEFVLKAFCQGGIDSLLKPIGLGELEEVLFGSAGTSSGYGNAYLEQAGLERSDQMI from the coding sequence ATGAAAATACTACTCATTGACGATAACCCTCATGTGCGTGATCGCCTGAAGCAAATGCTAGAGCAGCTTATCCCCGAGGCGGTGAATATTCTGGAATCCGGCTGTGACCCTTCTGCCCTGCGGCTTATCCAGAAGCATAGACCTGAACTCATTATTACAGATGCCAAGCTGCTGCTGCAGAGCGAAGATATGCCGCTTGACCAGTTGTATGATCAGCATACAAACGGCAGAATCATTGTCACCAGCAGCCATGAATTTGTCCTGAAGGCCTTCTGCCAGGGCGGCATTGATTCTCTCCTGAAGCCCATTGGACTTGGGGAGCTGGAAGAAGTGCTGTTTGGATCAGCAGGCACCAGCAGCGGCTACGGCAATGCATATCTGGAACAAGCCGGGCTTGAACGCTCAGACCAGATGATATGA
- a CDS encoding sugar efflux transporter, with amino-acid sequence MLKRTYALLLIPTYPIFMLCMLLQGMAISISAPFLAVYFTEELGVSAGTFGIFTAVTLISGVALSMLIAKHSDAGLNRRKLMVICMTFNAIAFAGYIFIHDFYPLLIYMTVFTAVGAPAMPQLFASSREAVNASASADHAFANSTLRSMFSLGFISGPLAGAVLLGHFGYQGVFLSTTIIFLINALLVYSFVRSSGAARQISKSAHKPVRLHRNPRVLVPFLVLTLLYAGHWANNLNISLFIVNTLGGNTQNVASVASICALLEIPFMFMLGLLSAKYSNKLLMGWGIATGAVYYLFVLGAGELWQLIAGQVLLAFFVAVISAIGISYIQDLLPDLPGYASTLYTNATTIGRLTGSLAGGAAAQWVGYRHSYWLCLILIVCSLGLLLWPQRSPEEKITHQMAS; translated from the coding sequence ATGTTGAAAAGAACCTATGCCCTGCTTCTCATTCCAACCTATCCGATATTCATGCTCTGCATGCTGCTGCAGGGAATGGCCATTTCGATCAGTGCCCCGTTCCTGGCTGTCTACTTCACAGAAGAGCTTGGCGTATCCGCCGGAACGTTCGGAATCTTCACTGCCGTCACGCTCATCAGCGGTGTCGCTCTAAGTATGCTGATTGCCAAACACTCGGATGCCGGCCTGAACCGCCGCAAGCTTATGGTCATCTGCATGACATTTAATGCCATCGCTTTTGCCGGATATATATTTATTCATGACTTCTATCCGCTGCTGATCTATATGACTGTATTCACAGCCGTCGGCGCTCCCGCGATGCCGCAATTATTTGCTAGTAGCAGAGAAGCTGTGAATGCCAGCGCGTCTGCTGACCATGCCTTTGCCAATTCCACCTTGAGATCTATGTTCTCACTCGGATTCATCAGCGGTCCGCTGGCAGGAGCCGTTCTGCTGGGCCATTTCGGATATCAGGGCGTGTTCCTGTCTACCACTATAATCTTCTTAATTAATGCTCTGCTTGTATATAGTTTCGTACGTTCATCCGGAGCCGCCAGGCAGATCAGCAAGAGTGCACACAAGCCGGTACGGCTGCACCGGAATCCACGGGTGCTGGTGCCTTTTCTCGTCCTGACCCTGCTCTATGCCGGACACTGGGCCAATAACCTGAACATTTCATTATTCATCGTCAATACGCTTGGTGGCAATACACAGAATGTAGCTTCGGTTGCGAGTATTTGCGCACTGCTGGAAATTCCGTTCATGTTCATGCTTGGTTTGTTATCCGCCAAATATTCCAACAAGCTGCTGATGGGCTGGGGAATCGCGACCGGCGCAGTCTATTACCTGTTCGTGCTTGGAGCAGGAGAGCTATGGCAGCTCATTGCCGGACAGGTGCTGCTGGCTTTCTTCGTAGCTGTAATTTCCGCAATTGGTATCAGCTATATCCAGGACCTGCTGCCGGATCTCCCGGGCTACGCATCGACGCTGTATACCAATGCTACCACGATCGGCAGACTGACCGGGAGCCTGGCAGGCGGAGCAGCCGCCCAGTGGGTCGGCTACCGGCATTCTTATTGGCTGTGCCTGATTCTTATTGTATGTTCACTGGGACTGCTGCTATGGCCGCAGCGTTCCCCGGAAGAGAAGATTACCCATCAGATGGCATCCTGA
- a CDS encoding helix-turn-helix domain-containing protein, protein MDVRLHACAYSFHTLPFKTSFTPPPFFLFRLQVVGSCKALVNGRMTRIQPGDLLIYQPGEPYHLVVEEMDGRIESGDYYLLCEGSWIQQWWESRPRLLHQRIHLDAGMLSLWQQLSMEQHRIVQDSPELIRHLLCALCLSLDRLSVEAVSVEDAPKRSNEMVMRMRRYINEHALSPLRVEDVADHAGLSVSRAVHLFKELSGYTIIQYTQEIRLSNALERIRYTDFSLENIANACGFATYSYFHKVFKARYGISPKEIRKRPLENKPEGDYVITSGDLKFTGLSADALKFHYPHGDSPQPGNS, encoded by the coding sequence GTGGACGTGAGACTGCATGCCTGCGCGTATTCTTTTCATACGCTGCCCTTCAAAACCTCCTTCACTCCGCCGCCGTTCTTCCTCTTCCGGCTGCAGGTGGTGGGCAGCTGCAAGGCGCTGGTCAACGGGAGAATGACAAGAATACAACCCGGGGATTTGCTCATCTACCAGCCCGGAGAGCCCTATCATCTGGTGGTGGAGGAGATGGACGGCAGGATTGAGAGCGGCGATTATTACCTGCTCTGTGAAGGCTCGTGGATTCAGCAGTGGTGGGAATCCCGGCCCCGTCTGCTGCATCAGCGGATCCATCTGGATGCAGGCATGCTGTCCCTATGGCAGCAGCTCAGCATGGAGCAGCACCGGATCGTCCAGGACAGCCCGGAGCTGATCCGCCATCTGCTCTGTGCGCTCTGCCTGTCGCTTGACCGCTTGTCGGTGGAGGCCGTTTCTGTCGAGGATGCGCCGAAGCGCTCCAATGAAATGGTGATGAGAATGCGCCGCTACATTAACGAGCATGCGCTCAGTCCGCTGCGGGTAGAGGATGTTGCGGATCATGCCGGGCTCAGCGTGTCGCGTGCGGTGCATCTTTTCAAGGAGCTGTCGGGGTATACCATTATTCAATACACGCAGGAAATCCGGCTGTCGAACGCTCTGGAGCGTATCCGTTATACCGACTTCAGTCTGGAGAATATTGCGAATGCCTGCGGCTTCGCGACTTATTCCTATTTCCACAAAGTATTCAAGGCCAGGTACGGCATCTCCCCCAAAGAGATCCGCAAGCGGCCGCTGGAGAACAAGCCGGAAGGGGATTATGTAATTACAAGCGGGGACCTTAAATTTACCGGATTGTCGGCCGATGCGCTGAAGTTTCATTATCCGCATGGAGATTCCCCGCAGCCCGGCAACTCCTGA
- a CDS encoding glycoside hydrolase family 3 protein: protein METATYPFQQIEVQLNERVQDLLSRLTLEEKVSLMPQYQAAIDRLGVGGYKHGTEGAHGISWLGKATSFPQPSGLACTWNPELLQRIGSAIGDEARAFYRKNPTVNGLTLWAPTVDMERDPRWGRTEEAYGEDPELTGQLSTALVKGIQGDHPVYLKAVATLKHFLGNNNEIDRGVASSSIDPRNMREYYLEAFKPAFKEGGAQSMMTAYNSVNGVPVILHPAVMEIVKGEWEMDGFIVSDAGDLFGIVKDHKYYDSFAQSMAESIKNGIDSVTEETEETIKVIHEALREGLLTEEDLDRALANTFRIRFRLGEFDPEEGNPYAAIDDSVILSKAHSDLSLEAAKESIVLLKNDNAALPLSASALSKVAIIGPLGDEAFRDWYSGTLPYAVTPLQGVTKKLAGKQVSFESGDDRIVLTSAASGRTVGITGEDGRLAALHDKPERGELFRHTAWGWTANTLEATSLGQYVTLTDAGTLTASADEIYGWYVKESLNLVPEAGDSVSLRTWNNKPLFISGEDGTIRAAEEETSAAAELFHKKVVVNGVEAAVEAAKAAEVAVVFVGNHPLLNGKEEIDRPDIVLPEGQENLVKAVYAANPNTVVVIVGSYPISSTWIDEHIPAVLYTSHSGQELGNAVADVLFGDYSPSGRLNMTWYRSVDQLPEFMDYDIIKGKRTYLYFDGEPLYPFGHGLSYAQVAYNKLSLAAEEVQEDGTISLTVEIENNGNVDGAEVVQVYVQSLSTRIRRPLKQLKGFDKIHLAAGQSQTVAFTLPVSDLAFWDVSREQYCVEDGEYNILVGRSSGDIKLSAKIRVHGDTVPARDLYTAVKAENYDDYEAVFLDECKAGGASVHPVKDGAWIAFNNVQFAKGAAGVEALVSSVKGGSIEVRTGSPSGKLAATVEIPAGEAQKWHSQSAIAGVDAGTADVYLVFTGDVLLSRFQFTL, encoded by the coding sequence ATGGAAACAGCTACATATCCGTTTCAGCAAATTGAAGTACAGCTGAATGAACGTGTTCAGGACCTGCTCTCCCGGCTGACGCTGGAGGAGAAGGTAAGTCTGATGCCGCAATATCAGGCGGCTATTGACCGTCTTGGTGTAGGCGGTTACAAGCATGGTACGGAAGGGGCGCACGGAATTTCGTGGCTGGGCAAAGCAACCTCATTCCCGCAGCCAAGCGGACTGGCCTGTACCTGGAACCCGGAGCTGCTGCAGCGGATCGGCTCAGCGATCGGCGATGAGGCGAGAGCGTTCTACCGGAAGAATCCAACCGTTAACGGCCTGACCCTATGGGCACCGACCGTGGACATGGAGCGGGACCCGCGCTGGGGCAGAACAGAGGAAGCCTACGGGGAAGATCCTGAGCTGACGGGCCAGCTGAGCACCGCGCTGGTCAAAGGCATCCAGGGCGATCATCCGGTGTATTTGAAAGCGGTAGCAACCCTTAAGCATTTCCTCGGCAATAACAATGAGATCGACCGCGGTGTGGCTTCATCCAGCATTGATCCGCGGAACATGCGTGAATATTATCTGGAAGCCTTCAAGCCGGCCTTCAAGGAGGGCGGAGCACAATCCATGATGACCGCCTACAACTCCGTGAATGGCGTGCCGGTTATCCTGCACCCGGCCGTGATGGAGATTGTTAAGGGCGAATGGGAAATGGACGGGTTCATTGTAAGCGATGCCGGAGATCTCTTCGGGATTGTGAAGGACCATAAGTATTACGATTCATTCGCCCAGTCGATGGCTGAGTCGATCAAGAACGGGATTGACAGTGTAACCGAAGAAACGGAGGAGACCATTAAAGTCATCCATGAGGCGCTTCGTGAAGGCCTGCTGACCGAGGAAGATCTGGACCGCGCGCTGGCGAACACCTTCCGCATCCGCTTCCGTCTGGGTGAATTCGATCCGGAGGAAGGTAATCCTTATGCGGCAATTGATGATTCCGTCATTCTCAGTAAAGCGCATAGCGACTTGTCTCTTGAAGCGGCCAAGGAATCTATTGTCCTGCTGAAGAATGACAACGCAGCCCTCCCGCTGAGTGCATCTGCACTGTCCAAGGTAGCCATCATCGGCCCGCTGGGGGACGAAGCCTTCAGAGACTGGTATTCGGGCACACTGCCTTATGCGGTGACACCTTTGCAGGGAGTGACCAAGAAGCTGGCAGGCAAGCAGGTTTCCTTCGAGAGCGGCGATGACCGGATCGTCTTAACCTCAGCGGCCAGCGGCCGGACGGTGGGCATCACAGGTGAAGACGGACGATTGGCGGCGCTGCATGACAAGCCGGAGCGCGGCGAATTGTTCCGCCATACGGCTTGGGGCTGGACCGCTAATACGCTGGAGGCTACAAGCTTGGGGCAATATGTCACCCTGACGGATGCCGGCACACTGACAGCTTCAGCTGATGAAATCTACGGCTGGTATGTGAAGGAATCGCTGAATCTGGTGCCGGAAGCGGGAGATTCGGTATCGCTGCGCACCTGGAATAATAAGCCGCTCTTTATTAGTGGTGAGGACGGAACCATTCGCGCTGCTGAAGAAGAAACGTCTGCCGCAGCTGAGCTATTCCATAAGAAAGTTGTAGTGAACGGCGTGGAAGCTGCGGTAGAAGCGGCCAAAGCTGCCGAGGTTGCGGTCGTATTCGTCGGCAACCATCCGCTGCTGAACGGCAAGGAAGAGATCGACCGGCCGGATATTGTACTGCCTGAAGGGCAGGAGAATCTGGTTAAGGCCGTCTATGCTGCTAATCCGAATACGGTGGTTGTAATCGTCGGCAGCTACCCGATCTCCTCCACCTGGATCGATGAACATATCCCGGCGGTGCTGTACACCTCCCACAGCGGGCAAGAGCTCGGCAATGCGGTGGCAGATGTCCTGTTCGGCGATTACAGCCCGTCCGGCAGACTGAATATGACCTGGTACCGCTCCGTGGATCAGCTTCCTGAATTCATGGACTACGACATCATCAAAGGTAAAAGAACCTACTTGTACTTTGACGGGGAGCCCTTGTATCCGTTCGGCCATGGTCTGAGCTATGCACAGGTGGCTTACAACAAGCTGTCGCTGGCAGCAGAAGAAGTGCAGGAGGACGGCACGATCAGCCTGACTGTAGAGATCGAGAACAACGGAAATGTAGACGGCGCTGAAGTGGTTCAGGTGTATGTGCAGTCCTTGTCGACCCGGATCAGACGTCCGCTTAAGCAGCTGAAGGGTTTTGACAAAATCCATCTGGCCGCAGGACAATCGCAGACCGTAGCCTTCACTCTGCCGGTGTCTGATCTCGCTTTCTGGGATGTAAGCCGTGAGCAATATTGTGTGGAAGACGGAGAATATAACATTCTTGTGGGCCGTTCCTCTGGCGACATCAAGCTGTCCGCCAAGATTAGAGTACATGGTGACACTGTACCGGCGCGTGACCTGTACACAGCCGTCAAAGCCGAGAACTACGATGATTATGAAGCGGTATTCCTGGATGAGTGCAAAGCGGGCGGAGCTTCGGTACATCCGGTGAAGGATGGGGCCTGGATTGCTTTCAATAATGTACAGTTCGCCAAAGGTGCAGCTGGTGTCGAAGCGCTGGTGTCCTCCGTGAAGGGCGGCAGCATTGAAGTCAGAACCGGCAGTCCGTCAGGCAAGCTGGCGGCAACGGTGGAAATCCCGGCAGGCGAGGCCCAGAAATGGCATAGCCAGTCCGCGATTGCGGGGGTAGATGCCGGAACTGCTGATGTGTATCTGGTATTCACAGGGGATGTACTGCTCAGCCGCTTTCAATTTACTTTGTAG
- a CDS encoding DUF5680 domain-containing protein encodes MVDKIKFLMEAKKATYAGKGPELLPSRPASHDLEFVRGNLRYIDTYLGTEKFAGEEALWEDDQPLWAMNYTGRVTAEGFSGDFLKAALFLVPEDKPFRGPEYYKDGHLIYKCSVDGEFSWFSGLEEIWSGDTKVYECMFHGGLIKG; translated from the coding sequence ATGGTGGACAAGATTAAGTTTCTGATGGAGGCCAAGAAAGCAACTTACGCGGGTAAAGGTCCGGAGTTACTCCCGTCCCGTCCGGCGTCACATGATCTGGAATTTGTGCGCGGGAACTTGAGGTACATTGACACCTACCTGGGTACGGAGAAATTTGCCGGAGAGGAAGCCCTGTGGGAGGATGACCAGCCGCTGTGGGCGATGAATTACACCGGACGTGTAACTGCGGAAGGGTTCAGCGGAGACTTCCTGAAAGCCGCATTGTTCCTGGTGCCGGAGGATAAACCCTTCCGCGGGCCGGAGTATTATAAGGATGGACATCTCATCTATAAATGTTCAGTAGACGGGGAATTCTCCTGGTTCAGCGGATTAGAGGAGATTTGGTCCGGGGATACGAAGGTATATGAATGTATGTTTCATGGCGGCCTGATTAAGGGGTAG
- a CDS encoding helix-turn-helix domain-containing protein, giving the protein MEEREGIEYICKLIYEAYRVPVMWLDAADTPRLTLPPAFECRQAVQGVHGLLHEVMDMARRSSPAATASTKAAGTAAPPYLHTTGFLENFIILQLPEADRTGGAIVIGPVLSAPVTGDNAASLMRDYSIPPGQQEGWLQYYRSLPVLSRMRWYHAALLLYTLATGEALSITELLLAAGKAQAPVPQPDDSPDLDLSYRRENTWLHHDPMLEREMFRYIRNGDKAGLLRTQASFSEESYGRLSKKSQLRSKKNLAVSSITLATRAAIEGGLFWEIAYTLSDFHIQHIEELHDIPAVDRAQLAALCDFADQVLGSRSSKLSRISALCQNYIYNHLYEEIPLSRLAEFTGLNASYLSKLFKQETGTAISDYIRQERIEEAKRLLELPGITLSDIASRLHFNDQSYFTKVFKKYTGLTPGQYKQDSERFSRFT; this is encoded by the coding sequence ATGGAAGAACGCGAAGGAATAGAGTATATCTGCAAGCTGATATACGAGGCTTACCGGGTTCCGGTCATGTGGCTGGATGCAGCAGACACTCCCCGGCTGACCCTGCCTCCGGCATTCGAATGCCGCCAGGCCGTTCAGGGAGTTCACGGCCTGCTTCACGAGGTCATGGATATGGCACGCAGGAGCAGTCCTGCGGCAACGGCTTCCACGAAAGCTGCCGGCACTGCTGCTCCGCCGTATCTGCATACCACCGGCTTCCTGGAGAATTTCATCATTCTCCAGCTGCCTGAAGCAGATCGCACCGGCGGAGCCATCGTCATCGGACCGGTGCTAAGCGCACCGGTCACCGGAGATAACGCAGCCAGCCTGATGCGCGATTACAGCATTCCGCCGGGGCAACAGGAAGGATGGCTGCAGTATTACCGCAGCTTGCCTGTACTCAGCCGGATGCGCTGGTATCATGCTGCGCTGCTGCTTTACACCCTTGCCACCGGTGAGGCGTTGTCCATTACGGAGCTGCTGCTTGCTGCGGGCAAGGCGCAGGCGCCTGTCCCGCAGCCGGATGACAGCCCGGACCTGGACCTGTCCTACCGCCGCGAGAATACCTGGCTGCACCATGATCCGATGCTGGAGCGGGAGATGTTCCGCTATATCAGGAACGGGGACAAGGCAGGATTGCTGCGGACCCAGGCTTCTTTTTCGGAAGAGAGCTACGGACGGTTGTCGAAGAAAAGCCAGCTGCGCAGCAAAAAAAATCTGGCCGTCTCCTCCATTACACTGGCGACACGCGCAGCGATCGAAGGCGGGCTGTTCTGGGAGATTGCCTATACCCTCAGCGACTTTCACATCCAGCATATTGAAGAGCTTCACGATATTCCGGCTGTGGACCGCGCCCAGCTTGCCGCTCTCTGTGACTTCGCCGATCAGGTACTGGGCAGCCGCAGTTCGAAGCTCTCCCGCATCTCCGCGCTTTGCCAGAATTATATTTACAATCATTTATATGAAGAGATTCCGCTCAGCAGGCTGGCCGAATTCACCGGACTGAATGCCAGTTACCTGTCCAAGCTGTTCAAGCAAGAGACCGGAACCGCCATCAGTGATTATATCCGGCAGGAGCGGATCGAAGAAGCCAAGCGGCTGCTGGAGCTGCCCGGCATTACGCTGTCGGACATCGCCTCCCGTCTGCATTTCAACGACCAGAGCTATTTTACCAAGGTATTCAAGAAATACACGGGCCTCACTCCCGGACAATACAAGCAGGATTCAGAGCGGTTCTCCCGCTTCACCTAA
- a CDS encoding glycoside hydrolase family 3 C-terminal domain-containing protein, giving the protein MATATTADIRQLISQMTLEEKAGLCSGLDFWNTKGIERLGIPSLMVTDGPHGLRKQQGNADHLGLHNSVPATCFPSAAGLASSWDRKLIARVGEALGAECQVENVAVLLGPGNNIKRSPLNGRNFEYFSEDPYLASEMAAHHVKGVQSQGVGTSLKHFAANNQEHRRMSVDAIIDERTLREIYLASFEGTVKQSQPWSVMCSYNQVNGEYASESHKLLTQVLRDEWGFEGFVVSDWGAVNERVKALQAGLELEMPSSGGIGDAKIVAAVNSGELPVATLDLAVERMLTFIFKSVDSRSEEAVFDQDKHHALAREVARESMVLLKNEDGILPLAKSGTLAIIGEFAKTPRYQGGGSSHVNPTKLDDAFIEMQAVAGDAASFLYAQGYELASDEVNEELLQEARDTAVKADAAVLFLGLPDRYESEGYDRSHLSLPASHLALIHAVAEVQSNIIVVLSNGSPVEMPWLPQTKAVLEGYLGGQAFGGAVADLLFGEVSPSGKLAETFPQKLSDNPSFLNFPGEGDTVEYKEGLFVGYRYYDKKEIEPLFPFGFGLSYTEFEYSNLLLDQTSIKDTDTVQVSVTVKNTGSRTGKETVQLYVSDVESSVIRPLQELKGFDKLELQPGEEREVTFTLNKRSFAYYNVKLADWHVESGMFNVAVGSSSRDIRLTAELEVVSTAKQAAKFHRNSTVGDLLANPLTEGKAKNYGSIFGMEEAMGDNPEMFLAMMKYMPLRALIGFGQGKYTEADLAEDLRELNALAGQEEVNQPGDK; this is encoded by the coding sequence ATGGCAACGGCAACAACAGCGGATATCCGGCAGCTTATTTCGCAAATGACACTTGAAGAGAAGGCCGGACTTTGCTCCGGACTGGATTTCTGGAATACCAAAGGCATTGAACGGCTGGGCATTCCTTCACTGATGGTAACGGACGGGCCTCACGGTCTTCGCAAGCAGCAGGGAAATGCGGACCATCTGGGCCTGCATAACAGCGTACCGGCGACTTGTTTTCCGTCAGCGGCGGGTCTGGCTTCTTCCTGGGACCGTAAGCTGATTGCCCGGGTAGGCGAGGCATTGGGGGCGGAATGTCAGGTGGAGAATGTCGCTGTTCTGCTCGGACCGGGCAATAATATCAAACGTTCACCGCTGAATGGCCGGAACTTTGAATATTTCTCGGAAGATCCTTATTTGGCTTCGGAGATGGCCGCGCATCATGTGAAGGGTGTGCAGAGCCAGGGGGTCGGCACTTCACTGAAGCATTTTGCCGCTAATAATCAGGAACACCGCCGGATGTCCGTGGATGCCATTATTGATGAGCGGACCCTCCGCGAGATCTATCTGGCCAGCTTCGAAGGTACGGTGAAGCAGAGCCAGCCTTGGAGTGTTATGTGTTCCTATAACCAGGTGAATGGTGAGTATGCTTCAGAGAGCCACAAACTGCTGACTCAAGTGCTCCGCGATGAGTGGGGCTTTGAAGGCTTTGTCGTGTCGGACTGGGGCGCGGTCAATGAGCGGGTGAAGGCGCTGCAGGCGGGTCTGGAGCTGGAAATGCCGTCAAGCGGAGGCATCGGCGACGCCAAGATCGTAGCTGCAGTGAACAGCGGAGAGCTGCCCGTAGCGACCCTGGATCTGGCTGTAGAGCGGATGCTGACCTTTATCTTCAAAAGCGTGGACAGCCGCAGCGAAGAGGCAGTCTTCGATCAGGATAAACATCATGCGCTCGCGCGTGAAGTGGCCCGTGAGAGCATGGTGCTGCTGAAGAATGAGGATGGAATTCTGCCCCTCGCGAAGAGCGGCACACTTGCAATCATCGGCGAATTCGCCAAGACCCCGCGTTACCAGGGCGGCGGCAGCTCGCATGTGAATCCGACGAAGCTGGATGATGCTTTCATCGAGATGCAGGCGGTTGCCGGAGATGCCGCAAGCTTCCTCTACGCACAGGGCTATGAGCTGGCCAGCGATGAGGTTAATGAAGAGCTGCTGCAGGAAGCCCGGGATACAGCAGTGAAGGCGGATGCTGCCGTGCTGTTCCTCGGATTGCCTGACCGCTATGAGTCGGAAGGGTATGACCGCAGCCATCTGTCGCTTCCGGCAAGCCATCTGGCGCTGATCCATGCTGTGGCTGAGGTTCAGAGTAACATTATCGTGGTGCTCAGCAACGGATCTCCTGTAGAAATGCCTTGGCTGCCGCAGACGAAGGCCGTGCTGGAAGGATATCTCGGGGGGCAGGCTTTTGGCGGCGCGGTGGCCGATCTGCTCTTTGGTGAAGTAAGCCCAAGCGGCAAGCTGGCGGAGACGTTCCCGCAGAAGCTGAGCGACAATCCTTCATTCCTGAACTTCCCCGGGGAAGGCGATACTGTGGAGTACAAGGAAGGCTTGTTTGTAGGCTACCGTTATTATGATAAAAAAGAAATCGAGCCGCTGTTCCCGTTCGGGTTCGGACTCAGCTATACAGAGTTCGAGTACAGCAATTTGTTGCTGGATCAGACCAGCATCAAGGATACGGACACCGTACAGGTTTCGGTTACCGTTAAGAACACCGGCAGCAGAACAGGCAAAGAAACTGTGCAGCTCTATGTCAGCGATGTAGAGAGCAGCGTAATCCGTCCGCTCCAGGAGCTGAAGGGCTTCGACAAGCTTGAACTGCAGCCGGGGGAAGAGCGCGAGGTAACCTTTACACTGAATAAGCGCTCCTTTGCCTATTACAATGTGAAGCTGGCCGACTGGCATGTGGAGAGCGGAATGTTCAATGTCGCCGTAGGTTCATCCTCACGGGATATCCGCCTCACCGCAGAGCTGGAGGTAGTATCGACAGCGAAGCAGGCCGCCAAGTTCCACCGTAATTCTACCGTGGGTGATCTGCTGGCAAATCCGCTGACTGAGGGCAAAGCGAAGAATTACGGCAGCATTTTCGGGATGGAAGAGGCGATGGGTGATAATCCCGAAATGTTCCTGGCCATGATGAAATACATGCCGCTGCGCGCGCTGATCGGCTTCGGCCAGGGCAAATATACCGAAGCTGACCTGGCTGAGGATTTGCGTGAATTGAATGCATTGGCCGGACAGGAGGAAGTGAATCAGCCGGGCGACAAGTGA
- a CDS encoding MBL fold metallo-hydrolase — MFHSRHFNIIALAEGIYALEATDQGGAMSNAGIIDLGGFTLIFDTFNTPQAGRDLRQAAMSLLDQPIRYVVNSHWHGDHVRGNQCFAEETIIASSRTRAMMEQTQPGWLARMTPLLPKLEADLAGLAAKISAGPEEAGRLQLTAEQAYLLEIRESIETLMVTYPVLTFGHQLTLHGTKRSVELLSLGQAHTVCDTILYSPSDFIVFAGDVIAVHNHPLFTDGNPHSWLHALETLEKLDAQQIVPGHGPVSDASAIGSMRQYITDLLAISADYHMNPAQPDISCIPVPEAYQRWKAPGVFQRNLEFLLRK, encoded by the coding sequence ATGTTCCATTCCAGACATTTCAACATTATTGCATTAGCTGAGGGCATCTATGCCCTAGAAGCTACTGATCAGGGCGGCGCCATGAGCAATGCAGGGATTATTGACCTGGGCGGATTCACTCTTATCTTCGACACGTTCAATACTCCGCAGGCGGGCAGGGATCTTCGTCAAGCTGCAATGAGCCTGCTGGATCAGCCTATCCGCTATGTTGTCAACAGTCACTGGCATGGAGATCATGTCCGGGGCAACCAGTGTTTCGCGGAAGAAACGATAATCGCCTCCAGCAGAACGCGGGCGATGATGGAGCAGACCCAGCCCGGGTGGCTGGCCCGTATGACTCCACTCTTGCCGAAGCTGGAGGCTGATCTTGCCGGGCTCGCCGCCAAGATATCTGCTGGACCCGAGGAAGCCGGGCGGCTGCAGCTGACTGCCGAGCAGGCCTATCTGCTGGAAATCCGCGAATCCATAGAAACGCTGATGGTAACCTACCCGGTTCTCACCTTCGGACATCAACTAACTCTTCACGGGACCAAAAGAAGCGTAGAGCTGCTGTCTCTCGGCCAGGCGCATACGGTATGTGATACCATCCTCTATTCACCCTCTGATTTCATCGTCTTTGCCGGGGATGTTATTGCCGTACATAACCACCCGCTGTTCACGGACGGCAATCCGCATAGCTGGCTGCATGCTCTTGAGACACTCGAGAAGCTGGATGCACAGCAGATCGTTCCCGGCCATGGTCCGGTCAGCGATGCCAGCGCAATCGGCAGTATGAGACAATATATCACTGACTTATTGGCTATCAGTGCTGATTACCACATGAACCCGGCTCAGCCGGACATTTCCTGCATTCCCGTTCCTGAAGCGTATCAGCGCTGGAAAGCCCCTGGTGTATTCCAGCGGAACCTGGAGTTTCTCCTGCGCAAATGA
- a CDS encoding DMT family transporter yields MNISKNSKSWAMIAGAACFEVVWVIGLKHAAAPWEWAITIVAILVSFCALIWASGRLPVGTVYAVFVGLGTAGTVLAGGILFGEPLRPLKLVLILVLLAGVVGLKLATPADSADKQAKEMN; encoded by the coding sequence ATGAACATAAGCAAGAACAGCAAGTCATGGGCAATGATTGCAGGTGCCGCCTGTTTTGAAGTGGTATGGGTAATCGGGCTGAAGCATGCTGCAGCTCCCTGGGAATGGGCGATAACGATAGTGGCAATTCTGGTCAGCTTCTGCGCCCTCATATGGGCCAGCGGCAGGCTGCCGGTCGGTACAGTCTACGCAGTATTTGTCGGGCTAGGGACTGCGGGAACTGTTCTGGCCGGCGGAATCCTGTTCGGAGAGCCGCTGCGTCCGCTGAAGCTGGTACTGATACTGGTGCTGCTGGCCGGAGTCGTCGGTCTGAAGCTGGCTACGCCTGCGGATAGTGCGGATAAGCAAGCGAAGGAGATGAATTAA